From Actinoplanes oblitus, a single genomic window includes:
- the murJ gene encoding murein biosynthesis integral membrane protein MurJ encodes MNGGLYRSTHAAPDGNPHPQVGVTVVSVDGQSPTASADQALPPEELPPAGDAGEGGSTTGQSAIMAIGSLVSRMIGFVRNALIGMALGAGVGDAYTSAQFLPNQIYELLLGGILSSVLIPLLVRRRKADADGGQAFTQKLLSFAVVSLGVATALVVVAAPVITAIQASSDNSDAYRHLVTHFAYLILPIIFFTGLSALIGAVLNVRGHFAAPMWAPILNNLVVIAAAGFFLLVWGHGDLTEESITTGQIALIGIGTLAGMVVQALGLLPALRKVGFRWKFRWDPRSLGLGEIGRLAGWMLCYVAANQVAVFVMVKILNRVAGKGSASVLAFNNVFLLTMMAHGIIGVSVMTALLPKMSAAAAEGRYADVSADLTRGIKLTVAALAPISVLYAVLGKSIAVMLFEGGNYTHDQALDTGTVLTVAAFAVIPLSVSYLCTYAFYSLQGNKTVALINVPVVVVRIAAYLLLAAALSKALLAAGMTAANAVSYLVSALISLAVLRRRIGRLNLGSVAAALIRVALAAGVAAGLGYLVVHLLPGAGEPDGRIQALLPLIVGGAVIMVGYLIAATLLRVREVSQVVGMVRRKIGR; translated from the coding sequence GTGAACGGCGGCCTGTACCGCAGCACGCACGCGGCGCCGGACGGCAACCCGCACCCGCAGGTGGGTGTGACGGTCGTCTCGGTCGACGGTCAGTCACCCACCGCCAGCGCCGACCAGGCGCTGCCCCCGGAGGAGCTGCCACCGGCCGGTGACGCGGGCGAGGGCGGCAGCACCACCGGCCAGAGCGCCATCATGGCGATCGGCAGCCTGGTCAGCCGGATGATCGGCTTCGTCCGGAACGCGCTGATCGGGATGGCCCTCGGCGCCGGCGTCGGCGACGCGTACACCAGCGCCCAGTTCCTCCCGAACCAGATCTACGAGCTGCTGCTCGGCGGCATCCTCTCCAGCGTGCTGATCCCGCTGCTGGTCCGGCGGCGCAAGGCCGATGCGGACGGCGGGCAGGCCTTCACCCAGAAACTGCTCAGCTTCGCCGTCGTCAGCCTCGGCGTGGCGACCGCGCTGGTGGTGGTGGCCGCCCCGGTGATCACGGCGATCCAGGCGAGCAGCGACAACTCCGACGCCTATCGGCACCTGGTCACCCACTTCGCGTACCTGATCCTGCCGATCATCTTCTTCACCGGCCTGTCCGCCCTGATCGGCGCGGTGCTGAACGTGCGCGGGCACTTCGCCGCCCCGATGTGGGCGCCGATCCTGAACAACCTCGTGGTGATCGCGGCGGCCGGCTTCTTCCTGCTGGTCTGGGGGCACGGCGACCTGACCGAGGAGAGCATCACCACCGGCCAGATCGCGCTGATCGGCATCGGCACCCTGGCCGGCATGGTGGTGCAGGCGCTGGGCCTGCTCCCGGCCCTGCGCAAGGTCGGTTTCCGGTGGAAGTTCCGCTGGGACCCGCGCTCGCTGGGCCTCGGCGAGATCGGCCGGCTGGCCGGCTGGATGCTCTGCTACGTCGCCGCGAACCAGGTCGCCGTCTTCGTGATGGTCAAGATCCTTAACCGGGTGGCCGGCAAGGGCAGTGCCAGCGTGCTCGCCTTCAACAACGTCTTCCTGCTGACCATGATGGCGCACGGCATCATCGGCGTGTCGGTGATGACCGCGCTGCTGCCGAAGATGAGCGCCGCCGCCGCCGAGGGCCGGTACGCCGACGTCAGCGCCGACCTGACCCGCGGCATCAAGCTCACCGTCGCCGCGCTCGCCCCGATCTCGGTGCTCTACGCGGTGCTCGGCAAGTCGATTGCGGTGATGCTCTTCGAGGGTGGCAACTACACCCACGATCAGGCGCTGGACACCGGCACGGTGCTGACCGTGGCCGCGTTCGCGGTGATCCCGCTCTCGGTCAGCTACCTGTGCACCTACGCCTTCTACTCGCTGCAGGGCAACAAGACGGTGGCGCTGATCAACGTGCCGGTGGTCGTCGTCCGGATCGCCGCGTACCTGCTCCTCGCCGCCGCGCTGAGCAAGGCGCTGCTGGCCGCCGGGATGACCGCCGCCAACGCGGTCTCCTACCTGGTCTCGGCCCTGATCTCGCTGGCCGTGCTGCGCCGCCGGATCGGCCGGCTCAACCTCGGCTCGGTGGCCGCCGCGCTGATCCGGGTGGCGCTCGCCGCCGGCGTCGCCGCCGGGCTGGGTTACCTGGTGGTCCACCTGCTGCCGGGCGCCGGCGAGCCGGACGGCCGGATCCAGGCCCTGCTGCCGCTGATCGTCGGCGGCGCGGTGATCATGGTCGGCTACCTGATCGCCGCGACACTGCTACGGGTGCGCGAGGTCAGTCAGGTGGTCGGGATGGTCCGCCGCAAAATCGGTCGCTGA
- a CDS encoding protein kinase family protein yields MTQVGEGHETAADEAGPVLTFGAPTVGEILAERYQLEQHVNNDSAGRQVWRGIDVVLRRPVAVVLRHPGGDSAAEMLQAAVAASRVLHPNLVGVYDAIDEEQRAYVVREWVDGESLRDLIAAEGPLDPARAIAIAHSVADALTAVHATGMVHGNVHPGTTLIGDDNRVVLADARADAADSVEADVRAVGGILYFALTGHWPHTEVGRSALPDATRDSAGNPAAPRQIRAGVPAYLDDLTMDLLDRRVAAPAAEALTAELGRLDAAAEEEEFEDVGPLRFVQGGGTSSEPARSAPKIMLGVGALVIIAIIGLVFGIRAISNSSKPNASPTSTVDANTGGQPGTDDPSDAPQGDPVKIPLTEDMVRIVDPPQGDRDDTGESKYVVDGDQDTAWKLSYFKQPNFGGRKAGMGVLIHLPEPRALSDVRVYTSAPGAAIDLRVGDKDPGDTSKGDDTIVKSYARLSDGDGAVNTGDKQILDGFDPDKKYQYVLVFLTKLPRNEDTPGYQVNVNEIELYGF; encoded by the coding sequence GTGACCCAGGTCGGCGAAGGCCATGAGACCGCGGCCGACGAGGCTGGACCGGTCTTGACCTTCGGTGCCCCCACCGTCGGTGAGATCCTGGCCGAGCGCTATCAGCTCGAGCAGCACGTCAACAACGACAGCGCCGGCCGGCAGGTCTGGCGCGGGATCGACGTGGTGCTGCGCCGGCCGGTCGCGGTCGTGCTGCGGCACCCGGGCGGCGACTCCGCCGCCGAGATGCTGCAGGCGGCTGTCGCCGCGAGCCGGGTGCTCCACCCCAACCTGGTCGGCGTCTACGACGCCATCGACGAGGAGCAGCGGGCCTACGTGGTCCGCGAGTGGGTCGACGGTGAGTCGCTGCGTGACCTGATCGCCGCCGAGGGCCCGCTGGACCCGGCCCGGGCGATCGCGATCGCCCACTCGGTCGCCGACGCGCTGACCGCCGTGCACGCCACCGGCATGGTGCACGGCAACGTGCACCCCGGCACCACGCTGATCGGCGACGACAACCGGGTGGTGCTGGCCGACGCCCGCGCCGACGCCGCGGACAGCGTCGAGGCCGACGTCCGCGCGGTCGGCGGCATTCTCTACTTCGCGCTCACCGGGCACTGGCCGCACACCGAGGTCGGTCGCTCCGCGCTGCCGGACGCGACCCGGGACAGCGCCGGCAACCCGGCCGCGCCCCGGCAGATCCGGGCCGGCGTCCCGGCGTACCTCGACGATCTGACCATGGACCTGCTGGACCGGCGGGTGGCCGCACCGGCCGCCGAGGCGCTCACCGCCGAGCTGGGCCGGTTGGACGCGGCCGCCGAGGAGGAGGAGTTCGAGGACGTCGGTCCGCTGCGCTTCGTGCAGGGCGGCGGCACGTCCAGCGAGCCGGCCCGCAGCGCCCCCAAGATCATGCTCGGCGTCGGCGCCCTGGTGATCATCGCGATCATCGGCCTGGTCTTCGGCATCCGCGCGATCAGCAACTCCAGCAAGCCGAACGCGTCGCCCACCTCGACCGTCGACGCCAACACCGGCGGGCAGCCGGGCACCGACGACCCCAGCGACGCCCCGCAGGGTGATCCGGTCAAGATTCCGCTGACCGAGGACATGGTCCGGATCGTCGACCCGCCGCAGGGCGACCGCGACGACACCGGCGAGTCGAAGTACGTGGTCGACGGCGACCAGGACACCGCGTGGAAACTGTCGTACTTCAAGCAGCCGAACTTCGGCGGTCGCAAGGCCGGCATGGGTGTCCTGATCCACCTGCCGGAGCCGCGCGCGCTCTCCGATGTGCGGGTTTACACCTCCGCTCCCGGCGCGGCCATCGACCTGCGGGTCGGTGACAAGGACCCGGGTGACACCTCCAAGGGTGACGACACCATCGTCAAGAGCTACGCCCGGCTCAGCGACGGGGACGGCGCCGTCAACACCGGCGACAAGCAGATCCTGGACGGCTTCGACCCGGACAAGAAGTACCAGTACGTACTGGTCTTCCTCACCAAGTTGCCGCGCAACGAGGACACCCCCGGTTACCAGGTCAACGTCAACGAGATCGAGCTCTACGGCTTCTGA
- the sigM gene encoding RNA polymerase sigma factor SigM, which yields MTSRDVPPGGTGAGDTAPSDAELVRAHVAGDPEAFGELVRRHRDRLWAVALRTIGDREEAADAVQDALLSAHRAAAGFRGDSAVTTWLHRIVVNACLDRIRRRQAHPTVPLPDGSRSGDEYPSRPEPAAPTPDQDTVLLVRQALAALPVDQRAAIVLVDVQGYGVAEAAAMLGVAEGTVKSRCARGRARMALGLRELRGGPPSEPGHDGNRSGGRDVPSRSGAVIPLPTGREGRDQR from the coding sequence GTGACTTCCCGGGACGTTCCGCCCGGCGGGACCGGCGCGGGCGACACCGCGCCGAGTGACGCCGAGCTGGTGCGCGCCCACGTGGCGGGTGACCCGGAGGCCTTCGGTGAGCTGGTCCGGCGGCACCGGGACCGGCTGTGGGCGGTGGCCCTGCGCACCATCGGCGACCGCGAGGAGGCCGCCGACGCGGTGCAGGACGCGCTGTTGTCGGCCCATCGCGCGGCGGCCGGGTTCCGCGGCGACTCGGCGGTCACCACCTGGTTGCACCGCATCGTGGTGAACGCCTGCCTGGACCGGATCCGGCGGCGTCAGGCGCACCCGACCGTCCCGCTGCCGGACGGTTCCCGGTCCGGCGACGAGTATCCGTCCCGTCCCGAGCCGGCGGCACCCACTCCCGACCAGGACACCGTGCTGCTGGTCCGGCAGGCGCTGGCCGCCCTGCCGGTCGACCAGCGGGCCGCGATCGTGCTGGTCGACGTGCAGGGTTACGGCGTGGCCGAGGCCGCCGCGATGCTCGGGGTCGCCGAGGGCACGGTGAAGAGCCGGTGCGCCCGCGGCCGGGCCCGGATGGCGCTGGGTTTGCGTGAGCTTCGCGGCGGTCCGCCGAGTGAGCCGGGGCACGATGGGAACCGGAGCGGCGGCCGCGACGTCCCATCCAGGTCGGGCGCGGTGATCCCGCTGCCGACCGGGCGTGAGGGGAGGGACCAGCGGTGA
- the trxB gene encoding thioredoxin-disulfide reductase yields the protein MDEVRNLIIIGSGPSGYTAALYAARANLKPLVIEGVQSGGALMTTTEVENFPGHRDGIMGPELMDNMRAQAEKFGAEFITDDVSRVELTDKPTEAGTEGLKTVWVGDQQFFARAVILATGSAWRPIGVPGEQELLGHGVSSCATCDGFFFRGQHIVVVGGGDSAMEEATFLTRFAETVTIVHRRDTFRASKVMQKRALDNEKIKVEWNSVVEEILGEDGKVVGVRLKDTQSGETKVLDVTGVFVAIGHDPRSELFKGQIELDDEGYVKVDSPSTRTNIPGVFAAGDLVDHTYRQAITASGTGCAAALDAERFIASFVEL from the coding sequence GTGGACGAGGTCCGCAATCTGATCATCATCGGTTCGGGACCGTCCGGGTACACGGCGGCGTTGTACGCCGCCCGTGCCAACCTCAAGCCTCTGGTGATCGAGGGCGTGCAGTCCGGCGGCGCCCTGATGACCACCACCGAGGTGGAGAACTTCCCGGGTCACCGCGACGGCATCATGGGCCCCGAGCTCATGGACAACATGCGCGCCCAGGCGGAGAAATTCGGCGCCGAGTTCATCACCGACGACGTCAGCCGCGTCGAGCTGACCGACAAGCCGACCGAGGCCGGCACCGAGGGCCTCAAGACCGTGTGGGTCGGTGACCAGCAGTTCTTCGCCCGCGCGGTGATCCTGGCGACCGGTTCCGCGTGGCGCCCGATCGGCGTGCCCGGCGAGCAGGAGCTGCTCGGCCACGGCGTCTCGTCCTGTGCCACCTGTGACGGCTTCTTCTTCCGCGGCCAGCACATCGTCGTGGTCGGCGGCGGCGACTCGGCGATGGAGGAGGCCACCTTCCTCACCCGGTTCGCCGAGACGGTGACCATCGTGCACCGCCGGGACACGTTCCGGGCGAGCAAGGTCATGCAGAAGCGGGCGCTCGACAACGAGAAGATCAAGGTCGAGTGGAACTCGGTGGTCGAGGAGATCCTCGGCGAGGACGGCAAGGTCGTCGGCGTCCGCCTGAAGGACACGCAGTCCGGCGAGACCAAGGTGCTCGACGTCACCGGCGTGTTCGTGGCGATCGGTCACGACCCGCGCAGCGAGCTCTTCAAGGGCCAGATCGAGCTGGACGACGAGGGCTATGTGAAGGTCGACTCGCCCAGCACCCGGACCAACATCCCCGGCGTGTTCGCCGCCGGTGACCTGGTCGACCACACGTACCGGCAGGCCATCACCGCCTCCGGCACCGGCTGTGCCGCGGCGCTGGACGCCGAGCGCTTCATCGCTTCATTCGTAGAGCTGTAA
- the trxA gene encoding thioredoxin has translation MKVVTDKTFDVDVLKSDKPVLVDFWAEWCVPCKKVDPLLAEIADSELGSQVEIVKVNIDENPQTALAYQVMSVPTLAIFKGGERVNLVTGAKPKSFLVNFIESAL, from the coding sequence GTGAAGGTCGTCACCGACAAGACGTTCGACGTCGACGTGCTGAAGTCGGACAAGCCAGTGCTTGTCGACTTCTGGGCCGAGTGGTGTGTGCCGTGCAAGAAGGTCGACCCGCTGCTCGCCGAGATCGCCGACTCGGAGCTGGGCTCGCAGGTGGAGATCGTCAAGGTCAACATTGACGAGAACCCGCAGACGGCGCTCGCCTACCAGGTGATGTCGGTGCCGACGCTGGCCATCTTCAAGGGCGGCGAGCGGGTCAACCTGGTGACCGGCGCCAAGCCCAAGAGCTTCCTGGTCAACTTCATCGAGTCCGCACTCTGA
- a CDS encoding N-acetylmuramoyl-L-alanine amidase — protein MRSIRRGDTGPAVSEIRSILAGLELLADREPDLFDESVEDAVRAFQQSRGLGVDGMVGDETWGALDGARWRLGSRTLFHSVPGALVGEDVRALQERLLEMGYDTGRPDSIYGARTARAVAQFQREVGLVQDGSVGPQTMKALRRLGRKVVGGRPQWLREAEAFRQSGPNLVGKTIVIDPGHGGGADTGVVVPDGPLRWTEADLVFDLAARLEGRLAAAGMRVHLTRGPQPAEPMSGSERAALANSLGADLLISLHLDGVDSPAAEGVATYHYGTGSGLSSTVGERLAALVQREIVVRTGMHDCRTHAKTWDLLRLTRMPTVRVDLGYLTSPHDRERLIDPMFREQVVEAILAAVQRMYFPVERDVPTGSIDVRQLRMALAERG, from the coding sequence GTGCGGTCCATCCGACGCGGAGACACCGGCCCTGCCGTTTCCGAGATCCGGTCGATCCTGGCCGGCCTGGAGTTGCTCGCCGACCGTGAGCCGGACCTCTTCGACGAGAGCGTGGAGGACGCGGTCCGGGCCTTCCAGCAGAGTCGCGGGCTCGGCGTGGACGGCATGGTCGGCGACGAGACCTGGGGTGCGCTGGACGGCGCCCGCTGGCGGCTCGGCTCCCGCACGCTGTTCCACTCGGTGCCCGGCGCGCTGGTCGGCGAGGATGTCCGGGCCCTGCAGGAGCGCCTGCTGGAGATGGGCTACGACACCGGCCGCCCGGACTCCATCTATGGCGCCCGGACCGCTCGCGCGGTGGCCCAGTTCCAGCGCGAGGTGGGCCTGGTGCAGGACGGCTCGGTCGGCCCGCAGACCATGAAGGCACTGCGCCGGCTGGGTCGCAAGGTGGTCGGCGGCCGCCCGCAGTGGCTGCGGGAGGCCGAGGCGTTCCGGCAGTCGGGGCCCAACCTGGTGGGCAAGACCATCGTGATCGATCCCGGACACGGCGGCGGCGCCGACACCGGTGTGGTGGTGCCCGACGGGCCGCTGCGCTGGACCGAGGCGGACCTGGTGTTCGACCTCGCCGCCCGGCTGGAGGGCCGGCTCGCCGCGGCCGGCATGCGGGTGCACCTGACCCGCGGCCCGCAGCCGGCCGAGCCGATGAGCGGCTCCGAGCGGGCCGCGCTGGCCAACAGCCTCGGCGCCGACCTGCTGATCTCGCTGCACCTGGATGGTGTCGACTCACCGGCCGCCGAGGGCGTGGCGACGTATCACTACGGCACCGGCAGCGGGCTCAGCAGCACCGTCGGCGAGCGACTCGCCGCGCTGGTGCAGCGGGAGATCGTGGTGCGTACCGGGATGCACGACTGCCGCACCCACGCCAAGACCTGGGACCTGCTGCGCCTGACCCGGATGCCCACGGTCCGGGTGGACCTGGGCTACCTGACCTCGCCGCACGACCGGGAGCGGCTGATCGACCCGATGTTCCGCGAGCAGGTGGTCGAGGCGATCCTGGCCGCCGTGCAGCGGATGTACTTCCCGGTGGAACGGGATGTGCCGACCGGTTCGATCGACGTGCGGCAGCTGCGGATGGCGCTGGCCGAGCGAGGCTGA
- a CDS encoding GNAT family N-acetyltransferase codes for MSRRLVSLTLDTLEDLPRPCRQCVYWELDPVSAERACASGDTGLEKEAWVSQTLLEWGSCGKLAYVDGMPAGFVMYAPPAYVPRSMAFPTSPVSADAALLTTAKVVPAFAGGGLGRMLVQGVARDLTKRGVKAIEAFGDAKPDEEKEGACVAPVDFFLSVGFKTVRPHPRYPRLRLELRTALSWKSDVEYALEKLLGSMSPEKLLRPMPATSSVEN; via the coding sequence ATGTCGCGTCGCCTGGTCAGTCTCACCCTGGACACCCTTGAGGACCTGCCCCGGCCATGCCGGCAGTGTGTCTACTGGGAGCTCGATCCGGTCTCCGCCGAGCGGGCCTGCGCCTCCGGCGACACCGGGCTGGAAAAGGAGGCCTGGGTCTCCCAGACGCTCCTGGAGTGGGGTTCCTGCGGCAAGCTGGCGTACGTGGACGGCATGCCGGCCGGTTTCGTGATGTACGCCCCGCCCGCCTACGTCCCGCGCTCGATGGCCTTCCCCACCTCACCGGTCAGCGCCGACGCCGCGTTGCTCACCACGGCCAAGGTGGTGCCCGCGTTCGCCGGCGGCGGCCTGGGCCGGATGCTGGTGCAGGGCGTCGCCCGCGACCTCACCAAGCGCGGGGTCAAGGCGATCGAGGCGTTCGGCGACGCCAAGCCGGACGAGGAGAAGGAGGGGGCCTGCGTCGCCCCTGTCGACTTCTTCCTGTCGGTGGGCTTCAAGACGGTCCGGCCGCACCCGCGGTACCCGCGGCTGCGGCTGGAACTGCGGACCGCCCTGTCCTGGAAGTCGGATGTGGAGTACGCGCTGGAGAAGCTCCTCGGCTCGATGAGCCCGGAGAAACTCCTCCGCCCGATGCCGGCGACCAGCTCGGTGGAGAACTAA
- a CDS encoding aminotransferase-like domain-containing protein, which yields MTGTTQDDYTDRYARRVRGMTTSEIRALFAVASRPEVVSLAGGSPYIAALPLDAVGEMLNELGSTHGATSLQYGIGQGTIELREQICEVMALSGIHNASPDDVVVTVGGQQALDLLARLFLDPGDVVLAEGPTYVGALGVLQAAQAQVRHVAMDEAGLIPEALEEAIAANPRAKFLYTIPTFQNPAGVTLTEERRERVLDICEQAGLLVIEDDPYGLLSFEGDAPRPLRARRRDGVFYCSTFSKTFAPGLRVGWVLAPHAVREKLVMMSEANVLCPSAFAQGAVTQYLTTMPWREQIKVYREIYRERRDALLGALTDLMPAGTTWTRPGGGLFVWATLPEGLDSKAMMPRAIAARVAYVPGTGFYADGTGRGNLRLNFSFSAPERLREGVRRLSGVMEQELAMRAVFGGSAAISAQRRRGPAAADTPGPDLA from the coding sequence ATGACCGGTACTACTCAGGACGATTACACCGATCGGTACGCGCGGAGGGTTCGTGGGATGACCACGTCCGAGATCCGCGCGCTGTTCGCCGTCGCCAGCCGGCCCGAGGTCGTCTCGCTGGCCGGTGGTTCGCCCTACATCGCCGCCCTGCCGCTCGACGCGGTCGGCGAGATGCTCAACGAGCTCGGCTCCACGCACGGCGCCACCAGCCTGCAGTACGGCATCGGCCAGGGCACCATCGAGCTGCGCGAGCAGATCTGCGAGGTGATGGCGCTCTCCGGCATCCACAACGCGTCCCCCGACGACGTGGTCGTCACGGTGGGCGGTCAGCAGGCCCTCGATCTGCTGGCCCGGCTGTTCCTGGACCCGGGCGACGTGGTGCTCGCCGAGGGACCGACCTATGTCGGCGCACTCGGCGTCCTCCAGGCCGCCCAGGCACAGGTACGCCACGTGGCAATGGACGAGGCCGGGCTGATCCCGGAGGCACTCGAGGAGGCGATCGCCGCCAACCCCAGGGCCAAGTTCCTCTACACCATCCCGACCTTCCAGAACCCGGCCGGCGTCACACTCACCGAGGAGCGGCGCGAGCGGGTGCTGGACATCTGCGAGCAGGCCGGGCTGCTGGTGATCGAGGACGACCCGTACGGGCTGCTCTCGTTCGAGGGTGACGCGCCGCGGCCGCTGCGCGCCCGGCGCCGCGACGGGGTCTTCTACTGCAGCACGTTCTCCAAGACGTTCGCTCCGGGGCTGCGGGTCGGCTGGGTTCTCGCGCCGCACGCCGTACGGGAAAAGCTCGTGATGATGAGCGAAGCGAATGTGCTGTGCCCGAGCGCGTTCGCCCAGGGCGCTGTCACCCAGTACCTGACGACGATGCCCTGGCGCGAGCAGATCAAGGTGTACCGGGAGATCTACCGGGAGCGTCGCGACGCGCTGCTCGGCGCGCTGACCGACCTGATGCCGGCCGGCACCACCTGGACCCGCCCGGGCGGTGGCCTGTTCGTCTGGGCCACCCTGCCCGAGGGTCTGGACTCCAAGGCGATGATGCCGCGGGCGATCGCCGCCCGGGTCGCCTACGTCCCCGGAACCGGCTTCTACGCCGACGGCACCGGCCGGGGCAACCTCCGGCTCAACTTCTCGTTCTCCGCGCCGGAGCGGCTGCGTGAGGGCGTGCGGCGGCTGTCCGGGGTGATGGAGCAGGAGTTGGCCATGCGCGCGGTCTTCGGCGGCTCCGCCGCCATCTCGGCACAGCGCCGCCGGGGTCCGGCCGCCGCCGATACTCCCGGACCCGACTTGGCATGA
- a CDS encoding D-alanine--D-alanine ligase family protein gives MGTRDELRVLVLAGGLSYERDVSLRSGRRVLDALRSTGLTAELHDADVSLLPALQADPPDAVVIALHGATGEDGSLRGVLDLCGVPYVGADARTARMAWDKPSAKSRLREAGIPTPDWVALPHDRFSELGAVAVLDRIVDRLGLPLMVKPAQGGSGLGAAVVREAADLPAAMVGCFAYDSTALVERYVTGTSLAVSIVDLGTGPEALPIVEIVPRDGVYDYAARYTAGLTTWHVPARLDAAVAARVSATALAAYKALGLRDLSRIDVIVGEDGEPRVLGCNVSPGMTETSLVPLAVQAAGVDLGAVLGALVERAVARKG, from the coding sequence ATGGGTACGCGTGACGAGTTGCGAGTGCTGGTGCTGGCCGGCGGTCTTTCCTACGAGCGGGACGTCTCGCTGCGGTCCGGCCGCCGGGTGCTGGACGCGCTGCGGTCGACAGGGCTCACCGCCGAGCTGCACGACGCCGACGTCTCGCTGCTGCCCGCGTTGCAGGCCGACCCGCCGGACGCGGTGGTGATCGCCCTGCACGGGGCGACCGGTGAGGACGGTTCGCTGCGCGGGGTCCTCGACCTCTGCGGCGTGCCCTACGTCGGTGCCGACGCGCGGACCGCCCGGATGGCCTGGGACAAGCCGTCCGCCAAGTCGCGGCTGCGCGAGGCCGGCATCCCGACGCCGGACTGGGTGGCGCTGCCGCACGACCGGTTCTCCGAGTTGGGCGCGGTGGCGGTGCTGGACCGGATCGTCGATCGGCTCGGGCTGCCGCTGATGGTCAAGCCCGCGCAGGGCGGGTCGGGCCTCGGCGCCGCTGTGGTCCGGGAGGCGGCGGACCTGCCGGCCGCGATGGTCGGGTGCTTCGCGTACGACTCGACAGCGCTCGTCGAGCGCTACGTCACCGGCACCAGCCTCGCCGTCTCGATCGTCGACCTGGGTACCGGGCCGGAGGCACTCCCGATCGTGGAGATCGTTCCGCGGGACGGGGTGTACGACTACGCGGCTCGGTACACGGCCGGACTGACCACGTGGCACGTGCCGGCGCGACTGGACGCGGCGGTGGCGGCCCGGGTTTCGGCGACGGCGCTGGCGGCGTACAAGGCGCTCGGCCTTCGCGACCTGTCCCGGATCGATGTGATCGTCGGGGAGGACGGGGAGCCGCGGGTGCTCGGGTGCAACGTGTCCCCGGGGATGACGGAGACGTCGCTGGTGCCGTTGGCGGTGCAGGCTGCCGGGGTGGATCTCGGGGCTGTGCTGGGGGCGTTGGTGGAGCGGGCGGTCGCTCGTAAAGGGTGA
- a CDS encoding VC0807 family protein, producing MASGPTAIIDVSPPPRSGHLRGDPKMRLDPGMTAMVRSMAVDLGLPVLTYYGLHALGAGDTAALLAGTLAAGARLVWVAVRSRSLSHFSIMMGALFGIGLLFTLLTGDPRFLLIKHSVMSAVVGSLFLVTAWRGDKPLTLSAQQSFVPSKAAELAAEYATNAGVRHGHRVASTVWGGGLLAEAALRAVLVYLLPVDVMVGLSTGLTVLTFVLLIGWNARYIAARRGAPAVALA from the coding sequence GTGGCGAGCGGCCCGACAGCCATCATCGATGTATCGCCGCCGCCGAGGAGTGGCCATCTCAGAGGAGATCCGAAGATGCGACTCGACCCCGGAATGACCGCCATGGTCCGCTCGATGGCTGTGGACCTCGGTCTGCCGGTACTCACCTACTACGGACTGCACGCGCTGGGCGCGGGTGACACCGCGGCGTTACTGGCGGGGACCCTGGCGGCGGGCGCACGGTTGGTCTGGGTGGCCGTCCGTAGTCGATCGCTCAGCCACTTCTCGATCATGATGGGTGCGCTTTTCGGAATCGGTCTGCTCTTCACGCTGCTGACCGGTGACCCGCGCTTCCTACTGATCAAGCACTCGGTGATGTCCGCGGTGGTCGGTTCGCTGTTCCTGGTGACCGCCTGGCGCGGCGACAAGCCTCTCACGCTGTCGGCTCAGCAGAGCTTCGTGCCCTCGAAGGCTGCGGAGCTGGCGGCCGAATATGCGACGAACGCCGGGGTGCGGCACGGACACCGCGTCGCCTCCACCGTCTGGGGTGGCGGCCTGTTGGCGGAGGCTGCTCTGCGAGCCGTGCTGGTCTACCTGCTGCCGGTCGACGTGATGGTCGGCCTCTCCACCGGTCTGACGGTTCTGACCTTCGTCCTTCTGATCGGTTGGAACGCTCGCTACATCGCCGCCCGCCGGGGAGCGCCCGCCGTCGCCCTGGCCTGA